A DNA window from Hordeum vulgare subsp. vulgare chromosome 1H, MorexV3_pseudomolecules_assembly, whole genome shotgun sequence contains the following coding sequences:
- the LOC123417452 gene encoding glucan endo-1,3-beta-glucosidase 8-like, with protein sequence MAVAAAAAMIAAVFMAAGALPRPAAASAASGVGVNWGTMMSHPMHPAAVVRMLAANGVDRVKLFDADPWTVSALAGSGIQAVLAVPNDHLAAVARDHRRARDWVRDNVTRNLDAGVDVRYVAVGNEPFLKSYNGSFINITFPALKNIQRALDEAGVMVKAIVPLNADVYNSPEKTPVPSAGNFRKDINTLMVSIVNFLHRNDAPFVVNIYPYLSLYQNANFPLNFSFFDGGSKPVYDKGMVYTNVFDANFDTLVWSLRKAGVPDMKIIVGEIGWPTDGDKNANVKYAQKFYDGFLKKLARNVGTPLRPGRMDAYLFALIDENQKSVLPGRFERHWGLFTYDGKPKFPMDLSGNGQNRYLLGVEGVQYLPSQWCVFDKDLKDKYRELPASVNYACSNTDCTALGYGCSCNGLSHDGNISYAFNIYFQTMDQDVRACSFGGLAKIVTTNASQGGCVFPVQILSASARVVPLRVFAASLVVSVAVFILM encoded by the exons atggccgtcgccgccgccgccgccatgatcGCGGCGGTCTTCATGGCCGCGGGCGCGCTCCCTCGCCCTGCCGCGGCGTCGGCGGCGTCGGGCGTGGGGGTGAACTGGGGCACGATGATGTCGCACCCGATGCACCCGGCGGCGGTGGTCCGCATGCTGGCGGCCAACGGCGTCGACCGGGTCAAGCTGTTCGACGCCGACCCCTGGACCGTCTCCGCGCTCGCCGGCTCCGGCATCCAGGCCGTGCTCGCCGTCCCCAACGACCacctcgccgccgtcgcccgcGACCACCGCCGCGCCCGCGACTGGGTCCGCGACAACGTCACCCGCAACCTCGACGCCGGCGTCGACGTCAG GTATGTGGCTGTTGGCAATGAACCTTTTCTGAAGAGCTACAATGGCAGCTTCATCAACATTACCTTTCCTGCACTCAAGAACATTCAAAGAGCTCTAGATGAGGCTGGTGTAATGGTCAAGGCTATTGTTCCCCTGAATGCTGACGTCTACAACTCCCCTGAGAAGACACCAGTGCCATCTGCTGGGAATTTCCGCAAGGATATCAACACCCTCATGGTTTCCATTGTCAATTTCCTCCATAGGAATGATGCCCCTTTTGTTGTCAACATCTACCCGTATCTGAGCCTCTACCAGAACGCAAACTTCCCGCTGAACTTCTCCTTCTTTGATGGTGGTAGCAAGCCAGTCTATGACAAAGGGATGGTTTACACCAACGTGTTTGACGCAAACTTCGACACGCTTGTTTGGTCCCTAAGGAAAGCTGGTGTGCCTGACATGAAGATCATAGTCGGTGAGATCGGCTGGCCAACAGATGGCGACAAGAATGCCAACGTCAAGTATGCACAGAAGTTCTACGATGGTTTTCTGAAGAAGCTGGCCAGAAATGTGGGGACGCCTCTGAGACCCGGCCGCATGGACGCCTACCTGTTCGCGCTGATCGACGAGAACCAGAAGAGCGTGCTGCCCGGGCGCTTCGAGcgccactgggggctcttcaccTACGATGGGAAGCCGAAGTTCCCCATGGACCTCAGTGGGAATGGCCAGAACCGGTACCTGCTCGGGGTCGAAGGGGTGCAGTACCTGCCATCGCAGTGGTGCGTGTTCGACAAGGATTTGAAGGATAAGTACAGAGAACTTCCAGCCTCCGTGAACTACGCGTGCTCGAACACAGATTGCACAGCGCTAGGGTACGGGTGCTCATGCAACGGTCTCAGCCATGATGGCAACATATCGTACGCGTTCAACATCTACTTCCAGACCATGGATCAGGACGTCAGGGCGTGTTCTTTTGGAGGCCTCGCGAAGATCGTGACGACGAATGCTTCTCAGGGAGGATGCGTGTTTCCAGTGCAGATTCTGAGTGCTTCGGCAAGGGTGGTGCCACTGAGAGTTTTCGCTGCGTCCTTGGTTGTTTCAGTAGCTGTGTTCATCCTCATGTAG